One stretch of Flavobacterium sp. 9 DNA includes these proteins:
- a CDS encoding type VI immunity family protein → MKITMTSFDQNLILTPHDALERYRDELYLYKADGRLAILPGVIGTVFFERGSKPDVRQGILACFDRFEQMFGEHLKGGKDKDLGGFTKRTPKGLEAIRSAILETPPYYKVSVVRSSATDENTAAEYQITTLTNNELSQDYCQPGEKNVWPKGCDGGQLSFLKFHMPMDFVVNLQGIEQYESFLRFVCEHLPVRGGYGGLSPIRPYRSDNYCVEQERVLAKRFSGLEIDSDAFIKKDNYVVRSYKGKPSERAYTFYPYPHPGAKVKDYGFIKGVNWYTLIGDVFVNRLGGEMAVRKSLARPDIGVERIDACLLIRAGNFPRLGAPEEGLPEPYVFVNSLLRVLRRPSVLEIVRGPDMWIARFDLPNAPPIPSPPKVLPGDLGTVDTGTNDELP, encoded by the coding sequence ATGAAAATAACTATGACTTCTTTTGATCAGAATTTAATACTGACCCCGCATGATGCGCTGGAGCGCTATCGTGACGAGCTATATTTGTATAAGGCCGATGGGCGGTTGGCGATCCTACCGGGTGTGATTGGTACGGTATTCTTCGAACGTGGTTCTAAACCAGATGTACGACAAGGTATTCTTGCCTGCTTTGACCGCTTCGAACAAATGTTTGGCGAACATCTCAAGGGAGGTAAGGATAAGGATTTGGGTGGATTTACAAAACGTACGCCAAAGGGACTGGAAGCGATCCGGAGTGCAATTCTAGAGACTCCGCCGTACTACAAAGTAAGCGTAGTGCGTTCCAGTGCTACCGATGAGAATACGGCGGCAGAATATCAAATAACAACACTGACCAATAATGAGCTCTCTCAAGACTACTGCCAACCTGGAGAGAAGAATGTGTGGCCTAAGGGCTGTGATGGTGGTCAGCTTTCATTTCTGAAATTCCATATGCCGATGGATTTTGTGGTAAACCTGCAAGGAATCGAACAATACGAAAGTTTTTTACGATTTGTATGCGAGCATCTTCCGGTACGTGGGGGTTATGGAGGGCTGTCACCAATTAGACCTTATAGATCTGATAATTATTGCGTGGAACAGGAAAGAGTATTGGCCAAACGGTTCAGTGGGCTCGAAATCGATAGTGATGCTTTCATAAAGAAGGACAACTACGTGGTGCGTTCTTATAAGGGTAAGCCATCAGAAAGAGCATATACTTTTTACCCCTACCCTCATCCTGGTGCAAAAGTAAAGGATTATGGTTTTATCAAAGGCGTGAACTGGTACACTTTAATAGGCGATGTGTTTGTTAACCGCCTGGGTGGGGAAATGGCGGTTCGGAAATCTCTGGCTCGACCTGATATTGGAGTTGAGCGTATTGATGCATGCCTGCTGATCCGCGCAGGTAATTTCCCGCGGTTAGGTGCGCCTGAAGAAGGATTGCCGGAACCATATGTGTTTGTCAACAGTCTGTTGCGTGTCTTGCGACGCCCGAGCGTGTTAGAAATAGTTCGGGGCCCGGATATGTGGATCGCACGCTTCGATTTACCCAATGCGCCACCGATTCCATCGCCACCAAAGGTGCTGCCTGGTGATTTGGGTACTGTAGATACGGGTACAAATGATGAGCTCCCGTAA
- a CDS encoding DUF6175 family protein has protein sequence MKKTLLLFALLLSVTINSNAQAKKPTIMVVPSDVWCNQRGYMFEFYNQGSIVKVPDYKTALQEDSDLLIVISKINELMASRGFPLKNLESTLKSLQSESAEDAMVTSKTSGAAIAESPIDKLKKVAKADIIIQIMWDVNTMGPKHSVTFNLQGLDSYTDKQVAGASGTGAELIGSNLPVMLETAVLSHIDNFNTQLMSHFDDMFTNGREITLRLKKFDSFKGDFETDYGGDELGNQIDNWMKNNTVKGRFSASDVTENMMLFEQVRIPLFDASGKAIDTKGWAKGLQKYLKDTYKIESKLMTKGLGQASIVVGEK, from the coding sequence ATGAAAAAAACACTGTTACTTTTTGCACTTCTATTAAGTGTAACAATCAATTCTAATGCGCAAGCAAAAAAACCAACTATTATGGTCGTCCCTAGTGATGTTTGGTGTAATCAGCGAGGTTATATGTTTGAATTTTATAATCAGGGCTCAATTGTGAAAGTCCCTGATTACAAAACTGCATTACAGGAAGATTCAGATCTTTTGATTGTTATTAGTAAAATAAATGAATTAATGGCCTCCAGAGGATTTCCTTTAAAAAACCTGGAATCAACGCTGAAATCGTTGCAAAGTGAATCAGCAGAAGATGCCATGGTAACAAGCAAAACAAGTGGTGCTGCTATTGCCGAAAGCCCGATTGATAAATTAAAAAAAGTAGCTAAAGCCGACATTATCATACAAATTATGTGGGACGTAAATACAATGGGACCCAAACACTCTGTAACATTTAATCTTCAGGGATTAGATTCTTACACCGATAAACAAGTTGCAGGTGCATCGGGAACCGGAGCCGAATTAATTGGATCCAATCTGCCTGTAATGTTAGAAACTGCAGTACTATCTCATATCGATAATTTCAATACCCAATTGATGAGTCATTTTGATGATATGTTCACCAATGGTAGAGAAATAACATTGAGATTGAAAAAATTTGATTCTTTTAAAGGTGATTTTGAAACAGATTACGGCGGAGACGAATTAGGAAATCAGATTGACAATTGGATGAAAAACAATACCGTAAAAGGTCGTTTTAGTGCATCTGATGTAACTGAAAATATGATGCTCTTCGAACAGGTCAGAATTCCACTTTTTGATGCAAGCGGCAAAGCTATTGACACAAAAGGATGGGCAAAAGGACTTCAAAAATATTTAAAAGATACCTATAAAATTGAGTCAAAATTAATGACCAAAGGATTGGGTCAGGCATCTATTGTAGTAGGAGAAAAATAA